A genome region from Sphingobacteriaceae bacterium GW460-11-11-14-LB5 includes the following:
- a CDS encoding alpha-L-fucosidase, translating into MKKSSLILFILFIATQTIFAQSDTKAIPQDTKMEWWRDARFGMFIHFGVYAQFGGFYQGHPQKVNNGEWLMNRMKVPVQEYKDTAKYFNPKKFDANEWVRMAKNAGMKYIVITAKHHDGFALFKTKASKWNIVEHSAYGKDMIKPLADACKKQGLRFGIYYSQDQDWVNPGGATGPRPMKQGWANPDSARIDAYVKAHRGSWDPAQQTKTFDEYFNEVSFPQMKELMTNYGTISVIFWDTPNLMKPEQAEQMMKMVKQYNPDVITNDRLIRKPQYGDYKTPEKKIPSLAELDGKDWETNMTMNDTWGYRTDDHKWKSTAVLLHQLIDIASKGGNFLLNIGPKPDGTFPQESVDRLKEMGEWTKKYGVAVYGSHANPVADVDWGRITAKDDKKGTTLYLSVFNWPDNGKLKLAGLTKKALTVQLLGDFAKLTLTQSEDGSLEINGLPKNAPDKIASVIAVKLDGFAQKKFTPAGKMKTGSID; encoded by the coding sequence ATGAAAAAATCATCCCTGATCCTCTTTATCTTATTCATCGCTACCCAAACCATTTTTGCACAAAGCGACACCAAAGCCATCCCACAAGATACCAAAATGGAGTGGTGGCGTGATGCCCGTTTCGGAATGTTCATCCACTTCGGCGTATACGCCCAGTTTGGTGGTTTCTATCAGGGACACCCACAAAAAGTAAATAATGGTGAATGGCTGATGAATCGCATGAAAGTGCCGGTACAAGAATATAAGGATACCGCTAAATATTTCAATCCTAAAAAATTCGATGCGAATGAATGGGTACGGATGGCCAAAAATGCCGGAATGAAATACATCGTGATAACAGCCAAACACCATGATGGTTTTGCATTGTTCAAAACAAAAGCCAGCAAATGGAATATTGTAGAACACTCGGCCTATGGTAAAGATATGATTAAACCACTGGCCGATGCCTGTAAAAAGCAAGGTTTGCGTTTTGGTATTTATTATTCACAGGATCAGGATTGGGTTAATCCTGGCGGGGCAACCGGACCTCGGCCTATGAAACAAGGCTGGGCAAATCCTGATAGCGCCAGAATTGACGCCTATGTTAAAGCACATAGAGGTAGCTGGGATCCAGCGCAACAAACCAAAACCTTCGACGAATATTTTAACGAAGTTTCTTTCCCACAGATGAAGGAGCTGATGACGAATTATGGTACGATATCAGTAATTTTTTGGGATACACCAAATTTAATGAAACCAGAACAGGCCGAACAGATGATGAAAATGGTTAAACAATATAATCCAGATGTGATAACCAATGACAGGTTGATCAGAAAGCCCCAATATGGCGATTATAAAACTCCTGAAAAGAAAATTCCATCCCTTGCAGAACTTGACGGAAAAGATTGGGAAACTAATATGACGATGAATGATACCTGGGGATACAGAACCGACGACCATAAATGGAAGAGCACAGCGGTATTGTTGCATCAGTTGATAGATATTGCCTCAAAAGGTGGTAACTTTTTATTAAACATTGGTCCAAAGCCCGATGGTACTTTTCCGCAAGAGAGTGTAGACCGTTTAAAAGAAATGGGCGAATGGACTAAAAAATATGGTGTTGCTGTTTATGGTAGCCATGCTAACCCGGTAGCCGATGTAGATTGGGGCCGCATTACCGCTAAAGACGATAAAAAAGGTACTACACTTTACTTATCGGTATTTAACTGGCCAGATAATGGCAAACTTAAACTGGCTGGATTAACCAAAAAGGCTTTAACGGTGCAGCTTTTAGGCGATTTTGCTAAATTAACATTAACGCAAAGCGAAGACGGCAGCCTGGAGATTAATGGTTTGCCTAAAAATGCACCCGATAAAATAGCCAGTGTTATTGCGGTAAAACTAGATGGATTTGCTCAGAAGAAATTTACGCCGGCCGGTAAAATGAAAACAGGTTCGATAGATTGA
- a CDS encoding glucuronyl hydrolase, which produces MNTKTYLKKITIGAVAMFAALNVSAQLSDKKIASIFALEKVYLNNAFKTVQQTGKLPRSTQKGFQPIGDWTSGFYPGNLWLTYAFTKDQDILKKAEYATALVENNKYFDGDHDIGFMIYCSYGNGYRLTKNPKYKAVIIEASKTAIKRYNSTVKSLMSWNPDPAKDWKFPVIIDNMMNLELLLKGTEFTGDSVYYQVAINHANTTMKNQYRADFSCSHVVDYDPQTGKMRKRDWNNGNNDPATASWSRGQSWGLYGFSFMYQLTGKKEYLNQADGIASYILNNKNMPKDMVPYWDYRAPKYPAMRDASAGALLASGLMKLADVSPENAEKYFKAGEKILTSLASAAYLNESKKGIFLLNHATGNYLKNSELDAGLIYADYYFLEALLKYQQLKKKFENK; this is translated from the coding sequence ATGAATACTAAAACATATTTAAAAAAAATAACAATTGGCGCAGTTGCCATGTTCGCGGCACTAAATGTTAGTGCCCAGTTAAGCGACAAAAAAATTGCGTCGATATTTGCACTTGAAAAAGTGTATTTGAACAATGCTTTTAAAACGGTACAGCAAACCGGAAAATTGCCACGCTCTACCCAAAAAGGTTTTCAGCCCATTGGCGATTGGACAAGTGGTTTTTATCCTGGTAATTTGTGGTTAACCTATGCGTTTACAAAGGATCAAGATATCCTTAAAAAAGCTGAATATGCTACTGCACTGGTTGAAAACAATAAATATTTTGATGGCGATCACGACATCGGTTTTATGATTTATTGCAGTTATGGCAACGGTTATCGCTTAACTAAAAATCCGAAATACAAGGCGGTAATTATCGAAGCATCCAAAACAGCAATTAAACGGTACAACTCAACAGTAAAATCGCTAATGTCATGGAATCCGGATCCAGCCAAAGATTGGAAATTCCCGGTAATTATTGATAACATGATGAACCTCGAACTGCTGTTAAAAGGCACCGAGTTTACAGGCGACAGTGTTTATTATCAGGTGGCCATCAACCACGCTAACACGACGATGAAGAACCAGTACCGGGCAGATTTTAGTTGCTCACATGTGGTAGATTACGATCCTCAAACCGGAAAAATGCGTAAACGCGACTGGAACAATGGCAATAACGATCCTGCCACTGCATCGTGGAGCCGTGGACAAAGCTGGGGATTGTATGGCTTTAGCTTTATGTACCAGTTAACCGGTAAAAAAGAGTATTTAAACCAAGCCGATGGTATTGCGTCTTACATTTTGAATAACAAAAATATGCCAAAAGATATGGTGCCTTACTGGGATTATCGTGCGCCAAAATATCCAGCCATGCGCGATGCTTCGGCAGGTGCTTTACTGGCATCGGGTTTGATGAAATTAGCAGACGTATCACCAGAAAACGCAGAAAAATATTTTAAAGCGGGAGAAAAGATCTTAACCAGTTTGGCCAGTGCGGCTTATTTAAATGAAAGCAAAAAAGGCATTTTTCTATTAAACCATGCTACCGGAAATTATTTAAAAAACTCTGAATTAGATGCAGGACTTATTTATGCCGATTACTATTTTTTAGAAGCCCTTTTGAAGTATCAGCAGCTAAAGAAAAAATTTGAAAATAAATAG
- a CDS encoding silent information regulator protein Sir2, translating to MKKITTLAVLAILFINQAFAQEKVFANYFDIEVNSPKNTEVIGRIHLERNKDVLSNPIPKSYQFAISSQKDNLFAISTRFDPAGRIMGILSTKQNLDGKFLGNQQLTVVLKDGAKQLNSFPVTVKVVKETLWQTLFNRYKDKTITTANGRMFGRKKPTDAEVEKTIENLEATKGEFTQYGFYHKNPAVYKPVGKSIEYDWEAVSNNIGGLGYAYATSKKYGPEGNPADREKLKKAIYLALMAYTEAVPVEGKDVIIDGKPIGNCTGDGFSNLKLHNLLEEQVVTHQWVISDALIAPVVHLMPKIMAEMKQGDKQAERVYYDLVRFYQTAMAEVANRRAVNDPTERWGKITDTLRSSGAWADANLGHRSRMMLALPIMWADYNRPMTYVQYWYSDYYKDQPFKGMSFSPGWSPNGVVADVAHWMTKYKVPAHQYIQSGFQPDGTVSHHIANATDAAMVAYGFEWLTDAFVGFNQFKNTDFKLPNSAYQFPADRLERVYPKIIYKNRFDFLISGRSYGEDLKKFVTQTYLEAIEDLKTAESENTKISNQPALDDIYNKIKSNTHEYSGTDAYWVNEFLIHRRGEAEKPFYVSLKLKSKRTVGAEDFGKVRKAWYAGYGILPLKIKGDEYSEKVLANMDWHALPGLTEEWRTDAIPGGHAQASLPGINEVAGVTADGKEGVGIYHHLTGEKYSSATAFKSYYFVGDKIIALGNNIKRLRPGQQKDIVTTVDQSSLINPLTIFRDGNKEVIQPGEVVNLKYDINGPMWLHSGDKGYIIFPEGKEQLNIKTGTAINITDPSIASKVPNFIISINHGLNPDASKGYFYCLVPNVTADEMSAVLEKYTKDIVYKKDNDAHGVYVASEKTWELAFFKPASITLGTLTVKAESPALMILKDQGAKWKLTVSNPAPTIDKQQLIFHTSQQLKAGKYDFSYGGIYPRKGEFVTVTNEGNGSKIVAELADKRDEAFYNYQAELYNGAPISIEIDK from the coding sequence ATGAAAAAGATAACCACACTTGCAGTTTTGGCAATATTGTTCATTAATCAGGCTTTTGCACAGGAAAAAGTATTTGCCAATTATTTCGATATTGAGGTAAACAGTCCGAAAAATACAGAAGTCATCGGACGCATCCATTTAGAGCGAAACAAAGATGTGCTCAGCAATCCCATTCCAAAAAGTTATCAGTTCGCCATTAGCAGCCAAAAAGATAATCTGTTCGCTATCAGCACGCGCTTCGATCCAGCCGGAAGAATTATGGGCATACTTAGCACCAAACAAAACCTCGATGGAAAGTTTTTGGGCAACCAGCAGCTGACTGTGGTTTTAAAAGACGGTGCTAAACAGCTTAATTCTTTTCCGGTGACGGTAAAAGTGGTTAAAGAAACCTTATGGCAAACCTTGTTTAACCGTTATAAAGATAAAACGATAACTACGGCAAACGGAAGAATGTTCGGGCGAAAAAAACCAACAGATGCCGAGGTAGAAAAAACAATTGAAAATTTAGAAGCCACTAAGGGCGAATTTACCCAATATGGCTTTTACCATAAAAATCCTGCAGTTTATAAACCTGTAGGCAAAAGCATAGAATACGATTGGGAAGCGGTTTCCAACAATATTGGAGGTTTGGGCTATGCCTACGCTACCTCAAAGAAATATGGTCCTGAAGGAAATCCTGCTGATCGGGAAAAGTTAAAAAAAGCAATTTATCTTGCCCTGATGGCCTATACCGAAGCGGTGCCGGTAGAAGGAAAAGATGTAATTATTGATGGAAAACCAATAGGAAATTGCACGGGTGATGGATTTTCGAACTTAAAACTGCACAACCTTCTTGAAGAACAGGTAGTAACCCACCAATGGGTAATTTCTGATGCCCTGATTGCCCCGGTAGTGCATTTAATGCCTAAAATAATGGCCGAAATGAAGCAGGGCGATAAGCAAGCTGAGCGTGTATATTACGATTTGGTACGTTTTTACCAAACTGCCATGGCAGAAGTAGCAAACAGAAGGGCGGTAAACGACCCAACGGAGCGTTGGGGGAAAATTACCGATACTTTACGGTCATCAGGCGCCTGGGCCGATGCCAACCTGGGCCACCGTAGCCGGATGATGCTGGCATTGCCCATTATGTGGGCAGATTATAACCGCCCAATGACCTACGTGCAATACTGGTATAGCGATTATTATAAAGATCAACCTTTTAAGGGAATGAGCTTCTCGCCGGGGTGGAGTCCGAATGGTGTGGTCGCTGATGTAGCCCATTGGATGACAAAGTATAAGGTGCCGGCCCACCAATATATTCAATCAGGTTTTCAGCCCGATGGTACGGTATCACATCATATTGCCAATGCGACTGATGCAGCGATGGTTGCCTATGGTTTCGAATGGTTAACCGATGCTTTTGTAGGTTTTAACCAGTTTAAAAACACCGATTTTAAATTACCTAATAGCGCTTATCAGTTTCCGGCAGATCGATTGGAAAGGGTATACCCTAAAATAATTTATAAAAACAGGTTCGATTTTTTAATTAGCGGAAGATCTTACGGAGAAGATTTGAAAAAATTCGTTACCCAAACTTACCTCGAAGCCATTGAAGATTTGAAAACAGCTGAAAGTGAAAATACAAAAATCAGTAACCAACCTGCACTGGATGATATTTACAATAAAATTAAAAGCAATACACACGAATATTCTGGAACCGATGCTTATTGGGTAAATGAGTTTTTAATACATCGCCGTGGCGAGGCCGAAAAGCCTTTTTATGTGTCGCTAAAATTGAAATCGAAACGCACCGTAGGTGCCGAAGATTTTGGAAAAGTGCGTAAGGCCTGGTATGCAGGTTATGGGATTTTACCTTTAAAAATAAAGGGTGACGAATATTCAGAAAAAGTTTTGGCCAATATGGATTGGCACGCCTTACCAGGTTTAACCGAAGAATGGCGCACTGATGCCATTCCGGGTGGACATGCCCAGGCTTCTTTGCCCGGCATTAATGAGGTGGCAGGAGTTACAGCAGATGGAAAAGAAGGTGTTGGGATCTATCATCATTTAACCGGCGAAAAGTACAGTTCGGCTACTGCTTTTAAAAGCTATTATTTTGTGGGCGATAAAATCATTGCCTTAGGCAATAACATTAAAAGATTGCGCCCGGGTCAGCAAAAAGATATTGTAACCACAGTAGATCAATCTTCATTAATCAATCCCTTAACCATTTTTCGTGATGGGAATAAAGAGGTCATCCAGCCTGGCGAAGTGGTTAATCTGAAATATGATATCAACGGTCCAATGTGGCTGCACAGCGGAGATAAGGGCTATATCATTTTCCCTGAAGGAAAAGAACAGTTAAACATTAAAACAGGTACAGCCATCAATATTACCGACCCAAGCATAGCCAGTAAAGTACCCAATTTTATCATATCCATTAACCATGGCTTAAATCCAGATGCTAGCAAAGGCTATTTCTATTGTTTAGTGCCCAATGTTACTGCCGATGAAATGAGCGCTGTATTAGAAAAGTACACCAAAGACATTGTTTATAAAAAAGATAACGATGCGCATGGCGTATACGTGGCAAGTGAAAAAACCTGGGAGCTGGCCTTTTTTAAACCCGCAAGCATTACCCTTGGTACTTTAACCGTAAAAGCCGAGTCGCCTGCTTTAATGATCCTGAAAGATCAAGGCGCCAAATGGAAACTGACGGTGAGCAATCCGGCTCCGACTATTGATAAACAGCAGTTGATATTTCATACTTCACAACAGCTAAAAGCAGGTAAATACGATTTTTCTTACGGCGGTATTTATCCACGCAAAGGGGAGTTTGTAACGGTTACCAACGAAGGAAACGGAAGTAAAATTGTAGCTGAACTTGCTGATAAAAGAGATGAAGCTTTTTATAATTATCAGGCCGAATTATATAACGGAGCACCGATAAGTATAGAAATTGATAAATAA
- a CDS encoding alpha-L-fucosidase → MFKKLVLLLLALTPALAIAQQEDIYDPSKEYEYPSDPLVKAKLEKWQDQKFGVMLHWGVYTQAGIPESWVICGEPWPKRDTTLNYEDYKKWYWGLAKDFNPTKFNPEKWAESSKNAGIKYVVFTTKHHDGFSMFDTKQSDYKITNGPFKGNPKADVLKYIFDAYRKEGMMIGAYFSKPDWHSQDFWWDRFPTPTRNINYDLTKYPDRWKRFKDFTYNQIGEILGNYGKVDVLWLDGGWIRPALKSELERKEWGLNERGRSNYPNFNQEVDMPRIAKMAREKQPGILVVDRTVHGPYENYRTPEQQIPKEQMNTPWETCVTLTKSWSYRKSAEEQVKSSAWVIHTLAEIVAKGGNLLLSWGPTPEGEFPKEVEAPLKEVGAWMKANGEAIYATRITGNYHDGLTWFTRSKDNKTKYAICCIKEGETIPATLKWKGNAPAKGGQIRLLSSSKNVDWKMEGEEVVVSLPKDLSGKKTQALAFAIIN, encoded by the coding sequence ATGTTTAAAAAACTTGTATTATTATTACTTGCCCTAACACCTGCTTTAGCCATTGCCCAGCAAGAAGACATTTACGATCCTTCTAAAGAATATGAATACCCGAGCGATCCATTGGTGAAAGCCAAGCTGGAGAAATGGCAGGATCAGAAATTTGGAGTGATGTTACACTGGGGGGTATATACGCAGGCCGGTATACCCGAATCCTGGGTAATATGTGGTGAACCATGGCCTAAACGCGATACCACTTTAAACTACGAAGATTATAAAAAATGGTACTGGGGCCTGGCTAAGGATTTTAATCCGACCAAATTTAATCCTGAGAAATGGGCCGAGAGCTCTAAAAATGCCGGAATAAAATATGTGGTTTTTACAACTAAACATCACGATGGTTTCAGCATGTTCGATACCAAACAAAGCGATTATAAAATCACTAATGGTCCTTTCAAAGGCAATCCGAAAGCAGATGTACTGAAATATATTTTTGATGCTTACCGCAAAGAGGGGATGATGATTGGTGCCTATTTTTCTAAGCCAGACTGGCACTCACAGGATTTCTGGTGGGATCGTTTTCCTACGCCAACACGTAATATCAATTATGATTTAACCAAATATCCCGATAGGTGGAAAAGATTTAAGGATTTTACCTATAACCAGATTGGCGAGATTTTAGGCAATTATGGCAAGGTAGATGTTTTGTGGCTCGATGGCGGCTGGATCCGTCCGGCATTAAAAAGTGAACTGGAACGTAAAGAATGGGGCCTGAACGAAAGAGGCAGGTCAAACTATCCTAACTTTAACCAGGAGGTGGATATGCCGCGCATTGCCAAAATGGCTAGAGAAAAACAACCCGGCATATTAGTGGTAGACAGAACGGTACATGGTCCTTACGAAAATTACCGCACCCCGGAACAACAGATCCCCAAAGAACAGATGAATACGCCCTGGGAAACCTGCGTAACTTTAACCAAAAGCTGGAGTTACCGTAAATCTGCTGAAGAACAAGTAAAATCTTCTGCCTGGGTCATCCATACCTTGGCCGAAATTGTAGCCAAAGGGGGCAACTTGCTGTTAAGCTGGGGCCCAACGCCCGAAGGCGAATTTCCGAAAGAAGTGGAGGCGCCCTTGAAAGAAGTGGGCGCCTGGATGAAAGCCAATGGCGAAGCCATTTACGCGACCCGAATTACCGGTAACTATCATGATGGACTAACCTGGTTTACCCGCTCAAAAGATAACAAAACGAAATATGCAATCTGCTGCATTAAAGAAGGAGAGACAATTCCGGCCACGCTAAAATGGAAAGGCAATGCGCCCGCAAAAGGTGGACAAATCAGATTGCTTTCAAGCAGTAAAAATGTAGACTGGAAAATGGAGGGCGAAGAAGTTGTGGTATCGCTGCCTAAAGATTTATCAGGTAAAAAAACACAGGCTTTAGCTTTTGCTATAATTAATTGA